The Thermodesulfobacteriota bacterium genome includes the window ATCTCCCGGGCGTGGTCTTCCTCTCCGTTGAAATAATGGAGATTGAATCCCCTCTGCTTCGGCTGAAGGGTTCGCTCGAGCAACCTCCGGCTCTCCTCTTCGATCAGGAAGGTCTCCGGGCCATATAAGAAATAAACGGGATAGAGGTCTGTTTGGGCCGGTGCCTTTTTTGAAGTCATGGGCGATCCATCTCCACGGCGGTGGAGGGGAGATTCGAACCTCGACCATCGGCGGTCTTCGCCTTCTGGCTTCCCTCGTAAAGCTCGTATTCAAGAAGCCGGCATTCGATATTGGAATTATAAAAGAGGACCTTTCGTTTCGGCCTGAGCCCCACCCGCTTGGCCAACTCGAGATTGCCCGTGAAGATATAGCCCCGGTATCCCTGACACCTTTTTTTAAAGAAGTCGCCCAGGCCCTTGTAGATCTCCTTCAAGGTCTCCTTCTCTCCCATCCGTTCGCCATATTCTGGGTTGACCACCACCACACCCTCTCCCTGAGGGATCGGGGTCGCCTCGTACGGGCATATCCCGAATTCGATCCAACGATCCACCCCCGCGGTCTGGGCATTCTTTTGGGCCCCTTGAACGGCCTCCGCACTGATGTCCGTGGCGATGATCTTTCCTTCCATCCAGTCCCTGGCCGTGGCCCTGGCCTTTCGCCGGATCTCCCTCCAAGAAGATTCTTCGAACCCTTTCAGATGCATGAACCCATAGTTGCTCCTCAACAATCCCGGTGGCCGGCCCAGGCCGATGAGGGCCGCTTCGATGGCGAGCGTCCCGCTTCCGCACATGGGATTGACGAAATGGCTCTCCCCTCTCCACCCCGTGGCCAAGACGACCCCTGCGGCCAGGGTCTCTTGCATGGGGGCCTTGAGGGGGATCTTCCGATAGCCCCTTTTCGAAAGGGGTTCGCCCGAGGTGTCGATATAGAGCGAGGCGGCATCGGCCTTCCAGAAGAGGTGGACGACGGTCCGGTTCCTCTCGGATCCCGAATCGGGCCTCTTTCCTCGAACCTCTCGGATCCGATCCACGATCGCATCTTTACATTTCACGTTGGCGAAGCGGGTATCCCGGATGGTGGGGTGGTCCACCGTGGAGGTGACGCAGAGATAGCCCGTTTCGGGGACCACCTCCTCCCATCCCATCTTGGACACCTTCTGGTACAGCTCCTCAGGATCTTTTGCGGTGAACCGTTCCAAGAAGAAGAGGACGCGGTGGCCTGTCCGGATGAAGAGGTTCAACCGCATGGCATCTTCCATCGTGCCCTCGGTTTCGACGCTTGCGGTGCCTTCGGCCAGGATCGGAAATTCGAGCAACCGGAGCTCCTCCTTCAAAAAGGGGACGATGCCTTTGGCACAGGTGATGACGATTCGGCTCTTCTTCTCCCAGGGACGCATAGCCTTCCTCGAGCGACGGCGTGGGAAAGTTTTCGATTTTTGCATTCTACCCGCCAAACGGCTAAAATTCAATAGGGACGGTCGACCCAACATGGAACGATGGCAAAAACTCTATGAAGAGAGCCTCACCTCCCTTGAGGAGCTCGCCCAGGACCATCCCATCGATATCGAATCGCTCCGCCCGGTCATTCAGCGTTATCCTTTTCGAACCACCCGCTCGTTTTTGAACCTGATCCGGGAAAAAGGCGATCCGATTTGGCGGCAGATCATCCCCGATACACGGGAGCTTGAGGACGAGGGGCTCTCTCCCGACCCCCTGAACGAGGGCCACCTCACCCTTTCCCCTGGCCTGATCCACCGTTATCCTGACCGTGTGCTCCTTCTGGTCTCCTCCACCTGCCCGACCCTCTGCCGATTCTGCACGAGGAAGAACCGGATGGGAACGACCGGGACCTGTCGAAAGGCCTTAGGACCGATGCTCGAATACCTTGGGGGGAGGCCCGCCATACGGGAGGTCATCCTTTCGGGAGGGGATCCCCTGCTTCTGACGGACGATGAATTGGAAGAGATCCTCTCCCGCCTCCGGAAAATCCCCCATCTTCAGGTCATCCGGATCCACTCCCGCGCACCTGTCACCCTCCCGGAACGAATCACTTCAAGGCTCTGCAGGATGTTGAAATCCTTCCATCCACTCTATCTCAACACCCAATTCAACCACCCGATAGAAATCACGCCGAGCTCAGCCGATGCCTGCAGG containing:
- a CDS encoding class I SAM-dependent RNA methyltransferase yields the protein MRPWEKKSRIVITCAKGIVPFLKEELRLLEFPILAEGTASVETEGTMEDAMRLNLFIRTGHRVLFFLERFTAKDPEELYQKVSKMGWEEVVPETGYLCVTSTVDHPTIRDTRFANVKCKDAIVDRIREVRGKRPDSGSERNRTVVHLFWKADAASLYIDTSGEPLSKRGYRKIPLKAPMQETLAAGVVLATGWRGESHFVNPMCGSGTLAIEAALIGLGRPPGLLRSNYGFMHLKGFEESSWREIRRKARATARDWMEGKIIATDISAEAVQGAQKNAQTAGVDRWIEFGICPYEATPIPQGEGVVVVNPEYGERMGEKETLKEIYKGLGDFFKKRCQGYRGYIFTGNLELAKRVGLRPKRKVLFYNSNIECRLLEYELYEGSQKAKTADGRGSNLPSTAVEMDRP
- a CDS encoding KamA family radical SAM protein, translating into MERWQKLYEESLTSLEELAQDHPIDIESLRPVIQRYPFRTTRSFLNLIREKGDPIWRQIIPDTRELEDEGLSPDPLNEGHLTLSPGLIHRYPDRVLLLVSSTCPTLCRFCTRKNRMGTTGTCRKALGPMLEYLGGRPAIREVILSGGDPLLLTDDELEEILSRLRKIPHLQVIRIHSRAPVTLPERITSRLCRMLKSFHPLYLNTQFNHPIEITPSSADACRRLADAGIPLGNQTVLLRGVNDDPEVMKQLMRNLLTIRVRPYYLHQMDLVKGTGHFRTSLRKGLEIMAHLRGNISGMATPTYVIDLPGGKGKVPLQPDPIRREGHRCFLKSYLGEPVEYPEVEE